A stretch of Ursus arctos isolate Adak ecotype North America unplaced genomic scaffold, UrsArc2.0 scaffold_4, whole genome shotgun sequence DNA encodes these proteins:
- the LOC130542678 gene encoding keratin-associated protein 19-8-like gives MSYYGNFYGGLGCGSGWGCGSFRRLGCGWGCGSFRRLGCGSGWGCGSFPRLGWGWGWGGYGSSCFRPLCYGGYGFSNFY, from the coding sequence ATGAGCTACTACGGCAACTTCTATGGTGGCCTGGGCTGCGGCAGTGGCTGGGGATGTGGCAGCTTCCGCAGGCTGGGCTGTGGCTGGGGATGTGGCAGCTTCCGCAGGCTGGGCTGTGGCAGTGGCTGGGGATGTGGCAGCTTCCCCAgactgggctggggctggggctggggaggctaTGGATCCAGCTGCTTCCGCCCACTGTGCTATGGAGGAtatggattctctaatttctacTGA